ATTTTAGTTGAATCTGGTTATGCACAGCTTTTGGTAAAGCAAAATATGGCTGATTACTTTAGAGCTAATGTGACTAAAATTGCTAAGGCTAGTGTTTCACTAAAAGAAATTCCTCTGGAACAGTTAATTGCAGGTGAGAAAGATAGTCGGCAACTGGACATCATAGTTTCTAGTATGCGCATGGATAAAGTTCTTGCAACAGTTTTGAATCTTTCAAGAAGTCAAGCAGTGCAGTTGATAGAAACTGATAAAGTAAAACTTAACTATCAAATAGTTGATAGAGCCTCAGAAATGCTTCAAGTTGGAGATTTGATTAGTGTTAGAGGATTTGGTCGCTTTTCTATTTTGAGTGAAAATGGTTTCACCAAAAATGGAAAATGTAAATTGACCGTAGATAAGATGATACATAAATAAGGAGAAATCAATGGCACTTACAGCACTTGATATTAAAGATAAAACATTTAAATTAAAATTTCGTGGTTACGACGAAGAAGAAGTTAATGAATTTCTTGATATTATTGTAGATAATTATGAAGACTTGGTTCGTCGTAATCATGAACAAGAAAACAAAATCAAAGATTTAGAAGATAAATTAGCTTACTTCGATAAAATGAAAGAATCATTGAGTCAATCAGTTATCCTTGCACAAGAAACAGCTGAAAAAGTTAAAACATCTGCTAACGATGAAGCTGCTAACCTTGTTAGCAAAGCTAACTATGATGCACAACATCTTATTGATGAGGCTAAATCAAAAGCTAATCAAATTTTACGCGATGCAACTGATGCAGCCAAACGTGTTGCTGTGGAAACAGAAGATTTGAAACGTCAAACACGTGTATTTCACCAACGTTTGGTAGCAGCTATCGAAGGACAACTTGGTTTAACAAATTCACCAGAATGGACAGAATTGTTGCAACCAACAGCAGTTTATCTTCAAAACTCAGATGCTGCTTTCCGTGAAGTTGTTGAAAAAGTTTTGGAAGAAAAAGTTCCAGAAACAGATGACGAATTATCAATGGATGCAACACGTCAATTTACACCAGAAGAAATGGAAGAATTGCAACGTCGTGTTGAAGCAGGAAACAAACATCTTGAAGAAACACAAAAAATTGCTATTGTAGATGACAACGAAGCAGATTCTGAAATCAATCTTAACGAAACACAAACATTTAAATTAAATATCGAAGAATAAGAAAAACACGGTTGATAGTCAATATTCACAGCGAGCAGGCGATGGTGTGAGACCTGCAATCACTTGGGTATCAATTATCCTTTTCTAACATTTTTACCTGAATCAAGTAGGGTAAAAGGGCAAACTCACCTTACGAGTTAAAGAGGGAAATTTAGATTTTAAAGACTAAATTTCTAAACTAAGGTGGTACCACGAGCTTTCGTCCTTTTTGAGACGAAGGCTTTTTTGTTTAACCATATATGTTAGGTCATTTTCTGTTATTGGCAATGTCAATGATAGTTAAATATTATTATTTATAAGGAGTAGTCATGAAACTAAAAGATACGCTTAATCTTGGGAAAACTGCGTTCCCAATGCGTGCTGGACTTCCAAACAAAGAGCCAAATTGGCAAAAAGAATGGGAAGAAGCAGATATCTATGCTAAACGTCAACAATTAAATGAAGGCAAACCTTCTTTCAATCTCCACGATGGACCTCCGTACGCTAACGGAAATATTCACGTTGGTCACGCCATGAATAAAATTTCAAAAGACATTATTGTTCGTTCAAAATCAATGTCTGGTTTCCGTGCTCCTTACGTTCCAGGTTGGGATACACACGGACTTCCAATTGAACAAGTTTTGGCTAAACAAGGTGTCAAACGTAAAGAAATGGACTTGGTTAACTACCTTGAGATGTGTCGTGAATATGCACTTAGCCAAGTTGATAAACAACGTGAAGATTTCAAACGTCTTGGGGTATCTGCTGATTGGGAAAATCCATATATCACATTAAGTCCTGAATACGAAGCTGCTCAAATTCGTGTCTTTGGTGCAATGGCTGATAAAGGTTACATCTACCGTGGTGCAAAACCTGTTTACTGGTCATGGTCATCTGAATCAGCACTTGCTGAAGCTGAAATCGAATACCATGATATCGATTCAACATCACTTTACTATGCTAACAAAATTAAAGATGGTAAAGGTGTGCTTGATACTAATACTTATATCGTTGTTTGGACAACAACACCATTTACAGTAACAGCTTCACGTGGTTTGACTGTTGGTCCTGATATGGATTACGTTGTTGTGAAACCAGCTAATGATGACCGAAAATTCGTTGTTGCAGAAGGACTCTTGGATAGCTTAGCTGAAAAATTTGGTTGGGAATCATTTGAAGTTCTCGCTAAACATAAAGGTACTGAACTCGAATACATCGTTACAGAACACCCATGGGATACAGAAGTAGATGAACTTGTTATCTTGGGTGACCACGTTACACTTGATTCAGGTACAGGTATTGTCCATACTGCCCCTGGTTTTGGTGAAGATGACTACAACGTTGGTGTTAAATACGGATTGGAAGTTTTTGTTACTGTTGACGAACGTGGTATCATGATGGAAAATGCTGGTCCAGATTTCCAAGGTCAATTCTACGATAAAGTTGTTCCGACTGTTACTGAAAAACTTGGTGATCTTTTGCTTGCTAGCGAAGTCATCACTCACTCATACCCATTTGACTGGCGTACTAAGAAACCAATCATCTGGCGTGCTGTACCACAATGGTTTGCATCAGTTTCTAAATTCCGTCAAGACATTCTTGATGAAATTGACCGCACAACATTCTATCCAGAATGGGGTCGTACACGTCTTTACAACATGATTCGTGACCGTGGTGACTGGGTTATCTCACGTCAACGTGCATGGGGTGTGCCACTTCCAATTTTCTATGCTGAAGATGGTACAGCTATCATGACGAAAGAAGTGACTGACCACGTTGCTGATTTGTTTGCTGAACATGGTTCAATCGTTTGGTGGCAACGTGAAGCTAAAGACCTTCTTCCAGAAGGATTCACTCATCCAGGTTCACCAAATGGTGAATTCACTAAAGAAACTGATATCATGGACGTATGGTTTGACTCAGGTTCTTCATGGAATGGTGTTATGAATGCTCGCGAAGGTTTGGAATATCCAGCTGACCTTTATCTTGAAGGTTCTGACCAATACCGTGGTTGGTTCAACTCATCATTAATCACTTCAGTTGCCGTTAACGGACATGCTCCTTACAAAGCTGTGCTTTCTCAAGGTTTCGTCCTTGATGGTAAAGGTGAAAAAATGTCTAAATCACTCGGAAATACAATCCTTCCAAGTGATGTTGAAAAACAATTTGGTGCCGAGATTTTACGTCTTTGGGTAACTAGTGTTGATTCTAGCAACGATGTTCGTATCTCAATGGATATTTTGAAACAAACATCAGAAACTTACCGTAAAATCCGTAACACACTTCGTTTCTTGATTGCCAATACAGCAGATTTCAATCCAAATACAGATGCAGTTGCTTACGAAAACTTGCGTGCAGTTGATAAATACATGACTGTTAAATTCAACCAATTGGTAGCAACAATTCGCAAAGCTTACGAAGCCTATGACTTCATGGCGATTTACAAAGCTGTCGTGAACTTCATCACAGTTGATTTGTCAGCATTCTATCTTGATTTTGCTAAAGACGTTGTTTACATCGAAGCAGCAGATAACCTTGCTCGCCGTCAAATGCAAACAGTTTTCTACGATATTTTAGTTAAAATCACTAAATTGTTGACACCAATTCTTCCTCACACAGCTGAAGAAATCTGGTCATACCTCGAATTCGAACCAGAAGAATTTGTTCAATTGTCTGAATTACCAGATGCTGAAGTCTTTGCAGGGCAAGAAAATATTCTTGAAGAATGGGATGCCTTCATGACACTTCGTAACCAAGCTCAAAAAGCTTTGGAAGAAGCTCGTAATGCTAAAATCATTGGTAAATCATTGGAAGCTCATTTGATAATTTATGCTAGCGAAGAAGTGAAAACTCTTCTTACAGCACTTGATAGTGATGTTGCTCAATTGTTGATTGTATCTCAATTGACTGTTACTGATGAACCTGCGCCTGCTGACGCAGTAACCTTTGATGATGTTGCGTTCACAGTTGCTCATGCTGACGGACAAGTTTGTGACCGTTGCCGTCGTGTTGCCCCAACAGCTAAAGAACGTTCATACGGTGTTACTATTTGTGACCACTGTGCTGAAATCGTTGAAGCAAACTTCCCAGAAGCAGTAGTAGAAGGATTTGAAGTTAAAGCAAAATAACATCACTTTATTGTTTAACAAATACAAAAAACGA
This sequence is a window from Streptococcus macedonicus ACA-DC 198. Protein-coding genes within it:
- the ylmH gene encoding Hypothetical protein, contains S4-like RNA binding domain, which translates into the protein MAMKKGLYQHFRPDEYDFIEKIDDLARRVEETYAYALTDFLNLRQVDIAKSVIGNRRLHYFVSSDYYPAEYARLIVAPDYYEFNPEDFELTLLEVNYNSKFNQLTHSQIMGTLLHKLGIKRTVIGDILVESGYAQLLVKQNMADYFRANVTKIAKASVSLKEIPLEQLIAGEKDSRQLDIIVSSMRMDKVLATVLNLSRSQAVQLIETDKVKLNYQIVDRASEMLQVGDLISVRGFGRFSILSENGFTKNGKCKLTVDKMIHK
- the divIVA gene encoding Cell division initiation protein DivIVA — encoded protein: MALTALDIKDKTFKLKFRGYDEEEVNEFLDIIVDNYEDLVRRNHEQENKIKDLEDKLAYFDKMKESLSQSVILAQETAEKVKTSANDEAANLVSKANYDAQHLIDEAKSKANQILRDATDAAKRVAVETEDLKRQTRVFHQRLVAAIEGQLGLTNSPEWTELLQPTAVYLQNSDAAFREVVEKVLEEKVPETDDELSMDATRQFTPEEMEELQRRVEAGNKHLEETQKIAIVDDNEADSEINLNETQTFKLNIEE
- the ileS gene encoding Isoleucyl-tRNA synthetase, whose protein sequence is MKLKDTLNLGKTAFPMRAGLPNKEPNWQKEWEEADIYAKRQQLNEGKPSFNLHDGPPYANGNIHVGHAMNKISKDIIVRSKSMSGFRAPYVPGWDTHGLPIEQVLAKQGVKRKEMDLVNYLEMCREYALSQVDKQREDFKRLGVSADWENPYITLSPEYEAAQIRVFGAMADKGYIYRGAKPVYWSWSSESALAEAEIEYHDIDSTSLYYANKIKDGKGVLDTNTYIVVWTTTPFTVTASRGLTVGPDMDYVVVKPANDDRKFVVAEGLLDSLAEKFGWESFEVLAKHKGTELEYIVTEHPWDTEVDELVILGDHVTLDSGTGIVHTAPGFGEDDYNVGVKYGLEVFVTVDERGIMMENAGPDFQGQFYDKVVPTVTEKLGDLLLASEVITHSYPFDWRTKKPIIWRAVPQWFASVSKFRQDILDEIDRTTFYPEWGRTRLYNMIRDRGDWVISRQRAWGVPLPIFYAEDGTAIMTKEVTDHVADLFAEHGSIVWWQREAKDLLPEGFTHPGSPNGEFTKETDIMDVWFDSGSSWNGVMNAREGLEYPADLYLEGSDQYRGWFNSSLITSVAVNGHAPYKAVLSQGFVLDGKGEKMSKSLGNTILPSDVEKQFGAEILRLWVTSVDSSNDVRISMDILKQTSETYRKIRNTLRFLIANTADFNPNTDAVAYENLRAVDKYMTVKFNQLVATIRKAYEAYDFMAIYKAVVNFITVDLSAFYLDFAKDVVYIEAADNLARRQMQTVFYDILVKITKLLTPILPHTAEEIWSYLEFEPEEFVQLSELPDAEVFAGQENILEEWDAFMTLRNQAQKALEEARNAKIIGKSLEAHLIIYASEEVKTLLTALDSDVAQLLIVSQLTVTDEPAPADAVTFDDVAFTVAHADGQVCDRCRRVAPTAKERSYGVTICDHCAEIVEANFPEAVVEGFEVKAK